One window from the genome of Rutidosis leptorrhynchoides isolate AG116_Rl617_1_P2 unplaced genomic scaffold, CSIRO_AGI_Rlap_v1 contig50, whole genome shotgun sequence encodes:
- the LOC139884074 gene encoding LOW QUALITY PROTEIN: phosphoinositide phospholipase C 4-like (The sequence of the model RefSeq protein was modified relative to this genomic sequence to represent the inferred CDS: deleted 1 base in 1 codon): MGNYRCCLFFTRKFKTAEAEAPDDVKEEFRKYADGGTHMSAEQLQQFLIKAQGHQDGGVGGDGDAEQIVNRVMQRHPIKKFARNNGLTLDDFYFYLFSVDLNPPMDNQVRVQDMTAPLSHYFIYTGHNSYLTGNQLSSDCSDVPIIKSLNRGVRVVELDLWPNSEEDEVHVLHGRTLTTPVELIKCLRSIKEHAFSASPYPVIITFEDHLTTDLRAKVAEMVVQTFGDMLFVPEVECLQEFPSPEELKYKIIISTKPPKEYLKAKKRTKSKNSKSRKEKDSDDDEWGKEPAELTAEHEDGEKSDSLSSESEDEDEDSGHDMNSSEPSEYERLIAIHAGKPKGGLKAALKIEPNKVKRLSLSEQALENAATSNGKDVIRFTQKNILRIYPKGTRFTPSNYKPLIGWMHGAQMVAFNMQGYGRSLWLMHGMFRANGGCGYVKKPQFLMTQGPDGEVKFDPKATLPVKKTLKIKIYMGDGWHMDFKQTHFDLYSPPDFYARIGISGAPVDEIMKKTRTIEDCWTPVWNEEFTFKLTVPELALLRVEVHEYDMSEKDDFGGQTCLPVAELKPGIRAVPLFNRKGEKYKSVRLLMRF, translated from the exons ATGGGGAATTACAGGTGTTGTCTGTTCTTCACTAGGAAGTTCAAGACCGCCGAAGCAGAGGCGCCGGACGACGTCAAGGAAGAGTTTAGGAAGTATGCCGACGGTGGGACCCACATGTCGGCGGAGCAGCTTCAGCAGTTTCTGATCAAAGCTCAAGGTCATCAGGACGGTGGTGTTGGTGGTGATGGCGACGCCGAACAGATCGTGAatagagttatgcagagacatccCATTAAGAAATTCGCCAGGAATAATGGCCTTACTCTTGATGATTTTTACTTTTATCTCTTCTCTGTCGATCTAAATCCTCCAATGGATAATCAG GTTCGTGTACAAGACATGACTGCTCCGTTGTCTCATTATTTCATCTACACCGGCCACAATTCGTATTTGACTGGAAATCAACTAAGTAGTGACTGCAGTGATGTTCCGATTATTAAGTCATTGAACAGAGGTGTAAGAGTAGTGGAGCTTGATTTATGGCCTAACTCAGAGGAAGATGAGGTTCATGTTCTTCATGGAAG GACATTGACAACACCAGTTGAACTCATTAAATGTTTAAGATCCATTAAAGAGCATGCCTTTTCTGCTTCTCCCTATCCGGTCATTATTACTTTCGAAGACCATCTTACAACAGATCTCAGGGCAAAAGTTGCTGAG ATGGTGGTTCAAACATTTGGGGATATGTTGTTCGTTCCTGAAGTTGAATGCTTACAGGAATTCCCTTCACCAGAAGAACTTAAGTACAAAATTATTATATCGACCAAACCTCCCAAAGAGTACCTCAAAGCAAAAAAGAGAACCAAGAGTAAAAATTCTAAGTCGAGGAAGGAAAAAGATTCTGATGATGATGAATGGGGAAAGGAGCCAGCAGAGCTTACAGCTGAACATGAAGACGGGGAAAAG AGTGATAGTCTCTCAAGCGAATCAGAAGATGAAGATGAGGACTCTGGGCATGACATGAACTCATCAGAACCCTCTGAATATGAACGCCTGATTGCCATTCATGCAGGAAAACCCAAAGGTGGACTGAAGGCAGCACTCAAAATAGAACCTAATAAAGTCAAGCGCCTTAGTTTGAGTGAACAAGCACTTGAGAATGCTGCTACATCTAATGGAAAAGATGTCATTAG GTTTACCCAGAAGAATATTTTGAGGATATATCCCAAGGGTACTCGGTTT ACTCCCTCCAACTACAAGCCACTAATTGGTTGGATGCATGGAGCTCAAATGGTGGCCTTTAACATGCAG GGATACGGTAGATCTCTTTGGTTGATGCATGGAATGTTCAGAGCGAATGGAGGGTGTGGTTATGTCAAAAAGCCTCAGTTTCTCATGACTCAGGGTCCAGATGGTGAGGTGAAATTTGATCCTAAAGCAACCTTGCCAGTGAAGAAAACCTTAAAG ATTAAAATCTATATGGGAGATGGATGGCACATGGACTTTAAACAAACACATTTCGATTTGTATTCACCGCCAGACTTCTATGCCAGG ATTGGTATATCAGGAGCACCAGTCGATGAGATAATGAAAAAAACGAGGACAATTGAAGACTGTTGGACACCAGTTTGGAATGAAGAGTTCACATTTAAATTGACTGTTCCTGAGTTAGCTTTGCTCCGAGTCGAAGTTCACGAGTATGACATGTCAGAGAAGGATGACTTTGGAGGCCAAACTTGTTTGCCCGTTGCTGAGTTGAAACCAGGGATCCGAGCAGTACCTCTCTTTAACCGAAAAGGAGAGAAATACAAGTCTGTGAGGTTGCTCATGCGATTC